GACTCTCTGGCTGCTCGTGGTTTTGTGACTGCGGCGGTGGAGTATCGCCTGGGGATTACGGCTGTCATCAAGGACAAGGCCCTCACCATCGATAGCCTCGATTTTTCGAGAACTGTGTACCGCGGAATCCAGGACGTCCGTGCCGCTGTCCGTTACTTTAGGGCAAACGCCGACGAACTGGGCATTGACCCGAATCGCATTTACCTGATTGGCAATAGCGCAGGCGCAATCCTTTCGCTCGAAAACATTTACATGGACAAGGAATCCGAAATTCCGCCGGCAGCAAAGAATGCTCCGGATTTGGGCGGACTCGATGCTTATGGTGTGCAGGGCTATGGTTCTCAGGCGAATGCCGTGGCGGCCTTGTGGGGCGCTGTGCATGATCCGAAAATTATCGAAGACGTGAAAAAGCCGGTTCTCTTGGTTCATGGTAAAGCCGACAGTACGGTCGTCTGGAAGACAGGACGCCCGCTGGGTAACATTGCCGCCGTTCTTGAAAACTTGATGCCTTCTATGGCTGCATCGGTGGGTGCGATGGCGTTCCATGTGGCGACCCCGACTCTTTACGGTAGTTATGTGATTGACTCGGTGCTTACGGCAAACAATGTGGAACATGACACCTACTTTGTCGAAGGCCAGCCGCATGAATTTTATGATTACGAAGATTACGATGTGAAGGTGCAAAAGAAGGTCTTTGATTTCCTTTATGACTTGACGCAGAAGCCTGCTAGCGCCGATCGTATTGTGGTGGCTTTGGTTAAGCCGTCTGCACTTCGCATGGGTGAAAACAACATGAGCTTTACGGTGTCGAAGGGAAACAACCTCGCTTACGCAGTGACGGATCTGCGCGGCCGTATCGTCAAGAACGGTGCAGTCTCTGCCGGTGAAACGGTTGATTTGAGCGACCTTGATCGCGGCGTGTACGTGCTCCGCGTCAAGGGTGAACGCCCCGTCCGTTTTGGCCTTTCCCGCTAAAAAACGCCAAATTCTAAACTTTCTAAAGCGCCCTTTCATTTCGGAGGGCGTTTTTCTATATTTGGGGTGGGGTGGCGGATGGCCGCCGGCGCAAGCTGGAGGAAAGTCCGGGCACCACAGGGCAGGATGCTGGATAACGTCCAGGCGTGGAAACACGACAGAAAGTGCAACAGAAAGTAAACCGCCGGCCGCAAGGCAGGTAAGGGTGAAATGGCGAGGTAAGAGCTCACCGCGCTCCTGGTGACAGGAGTGGCACGGTAAACCTCATCCGGTGCAAGACCAAGCAGAATTCCGTTCACGCAAG
This genomic window from Fibrobacter sp. UWB5 contains:
- a CDS encoding carboxylesterase family protein, translated to MKKIALFLACAVAFAGAAERYKDRMFDVSVKKDVTYASNVKHLKTLNSISAAIITYAALNDGMPVYLFDNETDLKEVSLKMDIYQPKNDTEKKRPAVLVMHGGAFAAGSKNDYDQHTVTYCDSLAARGFVTAAVEYRLGITAVIKDKALTIDSLDFSRTVYRGIQDVRAAVRYFRANADELGIDPNRIYLIGNSAGAILSLENIYMDKESEIPPAAKNAPDLGGLDAYGVQGYGSQANAVAALWGAVHDPKIIEDVKKPVLLVHGKADSTVVWKTGRPLGNIAAVLENLMPSMAASVGAMAFHVATPTLYGSYVIDSVLTANNVEHDTYFVEGQPHEFYDYEDYDVKVQKKVFDFLYDLTQKPASADRIVVALVKPSALRMGENNMSFTVSKGNNLAYAVTDLRGRIVKNGAVSAGETVDLSDLDRGVYVLRVKGERPVRFGLSR